The Elaeis guineensis isolate ETL-2024a chromosome 13, EG11, whole genome shotgun sequence genome includes a region encoding these proteins:
- the LOC105055986 gene encoding LOW QUALITY PROTEIN: uncharacterized protein (The sequence of the model RefSeq protein was modified relative to this genomic sequence to represent the inferred CDS: inserted 1 base in 1 codon) has product MERDQQLKHCCKVCRKSFPCGRSLGGHMRSHLALNSLTEAEERLQSSRSSIGVGAGYGLRENPKKTWRLSDSGGDRSPRQAKLCKKCGKVFPSWKSLFGHMRCHQEKSHHNLEEGEEQDKELEEQEGSWSAGGQSDNETLIPRRRRRSRQVASIPGSLSPVLESKKEQENVALSLMMLSSDTGFWSGISPVAESSDKNSVVLEDLGSEGDEIGKAKKRSEFIASRNGDKGDGLKKMESDVSNDDDNGFVKDDEFKKPKAYASDTDEFEYSYEASRKGSLEKKDLNCGLAELGRKTRLXQWHSVVGKYSKLGSRSEIGVSNGEFSKVSLKRGRYECATCNKFFPSYQALGGHRASHKRIKGCFASRTEGSENSLETDASIEPAQFEESIHKNVGIDASSEASKKVKSHECPICGKVFSSGQALGGHKRSHLVASSDGGGLTNQAIVIQQQPPGLLDLLDLNLPAPTDEGSNNTDGNLKLKSWWVGRNHEHESLSDLISN; this is encoded by the exons atggagagagatcAGCAGCTCAAGCATTGCTGCAAGGTTTGTAGGAAGAGCTTCCCCTGTGGGAGATCTTTGGGAGGCCACATGAGGTCCCACTTGGCACTGAACTCCCTGACCGAGGCCGAGGAGAGGCTGCAGAGCAGCAGGAGCTCCATTGGGGTGGGAGCTGGCTATGGCTTGAGGGAGAACCCAAAGAAGACTTGGCGGCTATCGGATTCTGGAGGTGATCGCTCCCCGAGGCAAGCCAAGCTCTGCAAGAAGTGTGGAAAAGTTTTCCCTTCTTGGAAGTCTCTCTTCGGGCACATGAGGTGCCATCAGGAGAAGTCCCACCACAACTTGGAGGAGGGAGAAGAGCAAGACAAAGAATTGGAGGAGCAGGAGGGTTCCTGGAGTGCAGGAGGCCAATCTGATAACGAGACATTGATTCCAAGGAGGAGAAGGAGATCGAGGCAAGTAGCATCGATCCCGGGCTCATTGTCACCGGTGTTGGAGTCCAAGAAGGAGCAAGAGAATGTGGCACTAAGCCTCATGATGCTGTCAAGCGACACTGGGTTCTGGAGTGGCATCAGCCCGGTTGCCGAGTCCTCTGATAAGAATTCAGTGGTATTGGAGGATTTAGGCTCTGAGGGGGATGAGATTGGGAAGGCAAAGAAGAGATCTGAATTCATTGCTTCAAGAAATGGGGATAAGGGAGATGGGCTAAAGAAGATGGAATCTGATGTTTCTAATGATGATGATAATGGTTTTGTTAAGGATGATGAGTTCAAGAAGCCAAAGGCTTATGCTTCCGACACCGACGAATTCGAGTACTCCTATGAGGCATCAAGGAAAGGCTCTCTCGAGAAGAAGGATCTGAATTGTGGTCTGGCTGAATTGGGGAGGAAGACTAGAT ATCAATGGCATTCGGTGGTTGGGAAGTATAGCAAATTAGGATCAAGGTCTGAGATTGGTGTTTCCAATGGTGAATTCAGTAAGGTTTCTTTGAAGAGAGGCCGATACGAATGCGCTACATGCAACAAGTTCTTCCCTTCTTACCAAGCTCTCGGAGGTCACCGAGCTAGCCACAAGAGGATCAAGGGCTGCTTTGCATCGAGGACTGAAGGCAGCGAGAACAGCTTGGAGACAGATGCTTCTATCGAACCAGCACAATTCGAAGAATCAATCCACAAGAATGTGGGCATTGATGCTAGCTCTGAAGCATCAAAGAAGGTCAAGAGTCATGAATGCCCAATCTGTGGCAAGGTTTTCTCATCAGGGCAAGCTTTGGGGGGTCACAAGAGGTCCCACTTGGTCGCGAGCTCCGATGGTGGAGGCCTCACTAATCAGGCTATTGTAATTCAGCAGCAGCCTCCGGGGCTGCTGGATTTGCTTGATCTGAATCTCCCAGCTCCCACTGATGAAGGTTCTAATAATACTGATGGGAATCTCAAGCTCAAGTCTTGGTGGGTTGGAAGAAACCACGAGCATGAGTCACTTTCGGACCTCATCTCGAACTGA